DNA from Lentibacillus amyloliquefaciens:
CGTTTTCCGAAATCGGTTGTTTAAATGATGAAGGCATATTTTGGAGGGACATAAATCAAATGAATGAAAGTCAGTTACAAACCTTTATGACTGTCGCCGAATACAAGAGTTATTCCAAAGCCGCTATTATCCTTAATGTCACCCAGCCAACAGTTACCTCACGTATAAAAACATTGGAAGAAAACCTGGGATGCAGTCTATTTACTCGCATAGGCCATGATATCCTTCTAACAGAAGAAGGCAAACGATTTATTGATTACGCTCATAATATTTTAAGCTATATGGATTATTCAAAAGAGATTGCAAATGCGCATAAAGATCCGGGCATAAAAGTCGGTTTCACACCGGGATACTCGTATTCATTCATTATTGAACTATTAAAAACCATCCAATCAATTAAAAATGTTGATATTAAAGTCATCGAGGGGCATGATTCGGTCAGTCTGAATGATCGCGTCTTAGCCGGTGACATTGACTTAATCTTTACAAGGGAAATCGTGTCTAATAATCCGGACATTACATCGGAATATCTGTTTGATAATAACCTCGTGTGTGTCCTCCCCAGCGATCACAGGTTATGTGACAAACCGGTGCTTTGCACGCAAGACTTAAAGAATGAAACAATTATAAGCTTTAAACGCAATTCGGTATTATGGAGTCAAATCGATAAACAGTTGATCGGGGCTCAAAATATAACCCGGATTGATGTTGAAAATAATGAAATGCTCCTGAAAGCAGTATCAAACGGGATTGGTATCGGCATCATACCTGAATTGGGAACGGATGACCGCTACAAAACGAACGTCTCCATCAAGCATATAACCGAGATTGATAATATCTCCAATAAGGTTTATGTCCATTACAGGGAAAGCTCCAAAATGAAAGACCTGGCCAAAAAAATCATTTATGCCATCATCAATCACAAATACAGCGAGGTGTATTAAAAACAGAGGACTGAAGGAAGATTCTGTTACGCGCGGATGTTGCATAAAAAAGTGACACCATTTTACTGTAAATGGTGTCACTTTTTTAAGGTATGATTCCGAGTGGGCTCGAACCACCGACCTCATGCCTGTCAAGCATGCGCTCTCCCAGCTGAGCTACGGAATCGTGTGTCTATGAATTTTTATCGACAAGTATTACTATATATAATTTATAGCACGCTGTCAATCATTTTTTCATTTTACTTTAACAAACTCAGCTGGTCAATCAATCATTATTACCCTAATAGTTTCCCGCCCCTGTATCAACCATGAGTGAATAGTCGTCATCGCGAACAGCCGCATAGAATATCCGGTTTCGGTCGGGATAACCGGCATCAGCAAGTGCTTCCTTTAACCATTGTTCATCCTTATTAATAAGCTTTAAATTCCGGTGTTGAATTCGGCCTTCGATCACCACCGCAATCGGCATTCCTTGATAAGACGTTTCAATATCC
Protein-coding regions in this window:
- a CDS encoding LysR family transcriptional regulator translates to MNESQLQTFMTVAEYKSYSKAAIILNVTQPTVTSRIKTLEENLGCSLFTRIGHDILLTEEGKRFIDYAHNILSYMDYSKEIANAHKDPGIKVGFTPGYSYSFIIELLKTIQSIKNVDIKVIEGHDSVSLNDRVLAGDIDLIFTREIVSNNPDITSEYLFDNNLVCVLPSDHRLCDKPVLCTQDLKNETIISFKRNSVLWSQIDKQLIGAQNITRIDVENNEMLLKAVSNGIGIGIIPELGTDDRYKTNVSIKHITEIDNISNKVYVHYRESSKMKDLAKKIIYAIINHKYSEVY